Within Agarivorans litoreus, the genomic segment CAAAGTAGTGGTATTTGGTGAAACTGACAATCCTTATCGCGGAAAACCGTTAGCGATAAAGCGCTGCATCAGCAACCTTGTAGAAAATGGCATTAAGTACGGCAACGATATTGAGATTTATTTGCTCGATGATGATGCCGAGCTTTGTTTGCTATTTGTTGATCATGGCCCTGGTATTCCGGAAGAGCGAATTAAAGAAGTATTTAACCCCTACGTACGCTTAAGCAAAGACGATTCTGGCTCTGGTTTAGGCTTGGGTATTGCCCGCAACATTGCCCATGCTCATGGTGGTGACATCACCCTACAAAACCTCCCTCAAGGAGGTTTAGAAGTAAAACTCCAACTACCTCACATTAAATAAGCCTTTTGTAACAACTTAGTTACAAAAGGTTACTTTGTTATCAAGCTGTTTCATCTAGTCTATTAAGTAGCCAATCAGCGCAGTAAGATTGGTGAAATAAGGAATGGAATTCACAAAAAAATAACAAAGGCATCAATATGCGTAAATATGCAACTCTCGCCTCTACCCTGGCACTTACTGGCGCTATTAACCTTGCTTATGCAGGGGAAGTAGAAGTTCTTCACTGGTGGACTTCGGGTGGTGAAGCCAAATCTGTCGGCGTGCTAAAAGAAATGTTAGAAGCCCAAGGGCACTCTTGGAAAGACTTTGCTGTAGCCGGTGGCGGTGGTGAAAGTGCGATGACAGTACTAAAAACTCGCGCGATCTCTGGTAATCCACCAGCAGCAGCACAAATCAAAGGTCACGACATTCAAGAATGGGCAGATCTTGGATTTTTAAGTAACCTGAATGACGTAGCTAAAGCCGAGAAGTGGGATGAAGTTGTTCCAGCGGTAGTAACTAACGTAATGAAGTTTAACGGCGACTATGTAGCCGTTCCGGTAAACGTGCACCGCGTAAACTGGTTATGGGCTAACCCTGCAGTATTTGAAAAAGCAGGCGCCAAAATCCCTACCACAATGGATGAGTTTTTTGTTTCTGCAGAAAAACTAAAAGCGGCGGGCATTATCCCATTGGCTCACGGTGGCCAAGCTTGGCAAGACGCCACAGTATTTGAAGCCGTGGCTTTAGACATCTTAGGTTCTGAGGATTACAACAAAGCGTTTGTGATGCACGACGATGCAGTGCTTAGCAGCGACAAAATGGTTGAAGTATTTACCGTTTTCAAAAAAATGAGTAACTACATCGATAGCGACTCTCCAGGCCGTGATTGGAACATTGCCACCAGCATGGTAATTAATGGCCAAGCCGGTATGCAAATTATGGGAGACTGGGCG encodes:
- a CDS encoding ABC transporter substrate-binding protein yields the protein MRKYATLASTLALTGAINLAYAGEVEVLHWWTSGGEAKSVGVLKEMLEAQGHSWKDFAVAGGGGESAMTVLKTRAISGNPPAAAQIKGHDIQEWADLGFLSNLNDVAKAEKWDEVVPAVVTNVMKFNGDYVAVPVNVHRVNWLWANPAVFEKAGAKIPTTMDEFFVSAEKLKAAGIIPLAHGGQAWQDATVFEAVALDILGSEDYNKAFVMHDDAVLSSDKMVEVFTVFKKMSNYIDSDSPGRDWNIATSMVINGQAGMQIMGDWAKGEFVAAGKEPGKDFVCLPAPGTDGQFTFNIDSFAMFELSNADNVKAQKALAKTILTPEFQEVFNLNKGSIPVRTDMDMGKFDSCALDSMATFKASNQSGDLVPSMAHGLATTGYVQGAIYDVVTNFFNDPDGDPKEAVTKLARVVKAAK